From a single Lolium rigidum isolate FL_2022 chromosome 7, APGP_CSIRO_Lrig_0.1, whole genome shotgun sequence genomic region:
- the LOC124670406 gene encoding snakin-2-like, whose product MALGKVAVAALVASLLLLSTIKAADYPPAAAPSLGPPPHKIVDPIKDCGDACDVRCSANSRKNMCSRACLKCCSVCRCVPAGTAGNKETCGKCYTDWTTHGNRTKCP is encoded by the exons ATGGCGCTCGGCAAGGTTGCGGTGGCTGCCTTGGTGGCGTCCCTCCTCCTGCTCAGCACCATCAAG GCTGCCGACTACCCTCCCGCGGCCGCTCCGTCTCTCGGGCCTCCTCCACACAAGATCGTCGACCCCATCAAAG ACTGCGGGGACGCGTGCGACGTGAGGTGCAGCGCCAACTCGCGCAAGAACATGTGCAGCCGCGCGTGCCTCAAGTGCTGCAGCGTCTGCCGCTGCGTGCCGGCGGGCACCGCCGGCAACAAGGAGACCTGCGGCAAGTGCTACACCGACTGGACCACGCACGGCAACAGGACCAAGTGCCCGTGA